One region of Eretmochelys imbricata isolate rEreImb1 chromosome 2, rEreImb1.hap1, whole genome shotgun sequence genomic DNA includes:
- the PTF1A gene encoding pancreas transcription factor 1 subunit alpha, with product METVLLEHFPGGLDSFSSPPYFDEEDFFTDQSSRDPLEADEFLEQDVDFLSHQLQEYYRDGGQGQGGYCCEAAAAAANFSSSSSPSSPSVPYECCGAAASELLSAGGRLQALSSAKRRRRVRSEAELQQLRQAANVRERRRMQSINDAFEGLRSHIPTLPYEKRLSKVDTLRLAIGYINFLSELVQSDLPLRSASSESPSQPKKVIICHRGTRSPSPSDPDYGLPPLAGHSLSWTDEKQLKEQNIIRTAKVWTPEDPRKLNNKSSLNNIENEPPFDFVS from the exons ATGGAGACGGTGCTGCTGGAGCATTTCCCTGGGGGCCTGGACTCCTTCTCCTCGCCCCCCTACTTCGACGAGGAGGATTTCTTCACGGACCAGTCCTCCCGCGACCCCCTGGAGGCGGACGAGTTCCTGGAGCAGGACGTGGACTTCCTGAGCCACCAGCTCCAGGAGTATTACCGGGacggggggcagggccaggggggcTACTGCTGCGAGGCGGCGGCCGCCGCGGccaacttctcctcctcctcctccccgtccTCGCCCAGCGTCCCCTACGAGTGCTGCGGGGCGGCGGCCTCCGAGCTGCTGTCCGcggggggcaggctccaggcgCTGAGCTCCGCCAAGCGGCGCCGGCGGGTGCGCTCCGAGGCCGAGCTGCAGCAGCTGAGGCAGGCGGCCAACGTGCGGGAGCGCCGGAGGATGCAGTCCATCAACGACGCCTTCGAGGGGCTGAGGTCCCACATCCCCACGCTGCCCTACGAGAAGCGGCTCTCCAAGGTGGACACCCTGCGCCTGGCCATTGGCTACATCAACTTCCTGAGCGAGCTGGTGCAGTCGGACCTGCCCCTGCGGAGCGCCAGCAGCGAGAGCCCCAGCCAGCCCAAGAAAGTCATCATCTGCCACAGGGGCACAA GATCACCTTCTCCAAGCGACCCTGATTACGGACTGCCTCCTCTTGCTGGGCACTCTCTGTCATGGACTGATGAAAAGCAACTTAAGGAACAAAACATAATTAGAACAGCTAAAGTGTGGACCCCTGAAGATCCCAGAAAACTAAACAACAAATCTTCTCTAAACAACATAGAAAACGAACCTCCATTTGATTTTGTATCATGA